In Lacibacter sp. H375, one DNA window encodes the following:
- a CDS encoding DUF5007 domain-containing protein encodes MNTSLKNIGHSRRYYLVAVAVLLAVSACKKYLPKERETVGADSQYTIDTYQPVLGRTTFFTDNFYQGSTTYPSDFKIVNPRRRNGDPAPELTDVFPVMVWKQAYDGTEKSVAEIETKREKQYRPLFEIGPHSGAFTMWTEAKSAFIRSQPDSGYLFDVELSNSGGRRFYRNLKLMPLKERPYEPSNYNASTGQPTTNGVYASAIINIKGANTNRYLSYNDIDVYIRKIVKVGVPSTNTLTFRFLDTLYNPIDPAKFAETDWNNLVHGFEKVMTATGVTYKMVYPIPAVEIPTRFTSSDGRRARVRFGYSRLGYNGSREDALLGLDFAIYEPGDWEIVFAFKNDNPKFTND; translated from the coding sequence ATGAACACAAGCTTAAAAAATATAGGACATAGCCGCCGTTATTACCTTGTTGCAGTTGCAGTATTGCTGGCTGTAAGTGCCTGCAAAAAATACCTGCCGAAAGAAAGGGAAACGGTTGGTGCCGATTCGCAATACACCATTGATACTTATCAACCGGTTTTAGGCCGCACCACTTTCTTTACTGATAATTTTTACCAAGGCAGTACAACCTATCCGTCTGATTTTAAGATCGTGAACCCACGGAGAAGAAATGGTGATCCTGCACCGGAACTCACAGATGTATTTCCTGTGATGGTTTGGAAACAGGCATACGATGGTACAGAAAAGTCAGTTGCAGAGATTGAAACAAAACGTGAAAAGCAATACCGTCCGTTATTTGAAATAGGACCACACTCAGGTGCATTCACAATGTGGACTGAAGCAAAATCAGCATTTATCAGATCACAACCCGATTCAGGTTATTTATTTGATGTGGAGCTTTCAAACTCCGGTGGTCGCAGATTTTACCGCAACCTGAAGCTGATGCCATTGAAAGAACGTCCGTATGAACCATCTAACTACAATGCATCAACAGGTCAGCCAACAACAAACGGAGTATATGCTTCTGCTATAATTAATATAAAGGGAGCCAATACAAACCGCTATCTCTCGTACAACGATATTGATGTGTACATACGCAAAATTGTAAAAGTTGGAGTTCCATCAACCAATACATTAACCTTCCGCTTCCTGGATACATTATATAATCCAATTGATCCTGCAAAGTTTGCAGAAACTGATTGGAACAATCTTGTTCATGGGTTTGAGAAAGTGATGACAGCGACAGGTGTTACTTATAAAATGGTTTATCCGATTCCTGCTGTTGAAATACCTACACGCTTTACATCATCTGACGGGCGCCGTGCCAGAGTACGTTTCGGTTACTCACGTCTTGGTTATAATGGTTCAAGAGAAGATGCATTGCTAGGCCTTGACTTTGCTATTTATGAACCCGGTGATTGGGAGATAGTGTTTGCGTTCAAAAACGATAATCCAAAATTTACCAACGATTAA
- a CDS encoding SusC/RagA family TonB-linked outer membrane protein — translation MRLSPCIVILAFTLLFSVHANAQNKITVKGVVKDNAQQTAMQGVTVSTAKPSKTIATTDANGAFTVTIDAGTELVFTHSGYAAMRKTFLSSNSSVTISLSVKDNTMQEVVIQGFRQKTKETATGSSTVVSGKALQDVPVSNVVELLQGKVAGLNVQNNSGSPGGMGTINLRGISSINISSDGFLTPTSPLFVIDGVPVDVNTNYEYGFQSGGAGINPLALIPPEDIEQMEVLRDAAATSVYGARAAYGVIIVTTRRGKSKVPIVQYSSNFFVKAPPRLREVLGGKEERLFRIRTILDYDTSAAAAQALINQTPFLSDSLNPYYNNSTNWQDYFYRTTYNQQHNVSIRGGDDRFNYKTNLNYYQENGIVQNTGFKRYSLSMNAQYAPTNQLRMLVSLSSSLGQKQNGSGVGLIQTGVASGGSSSSLLPSPSLFSENNSALAAARVTNNNKTANISSSLDLSYEPLKGLRIGNLLSYNFNSGTADRFTPSFLSNGSSESYSYNDRTYTLYNRSNINFTKTLYNLHNFNAFVFNEINSYGYRANAVRLDRTANDQITGPIGYGWGSSRGGTMNNIRETRQHGYGGSVSYNFDRKYVIDFNIRFDGLSTTGSKQPYSQNPSVSARWNFNREKWLEKITWLSYGSARASWGRNIKPTGTIFDTYGRYIVGLPYNNNPTVTIDYATIPNENFLPETQTSTNAGIELGLFNNALQLTYESYYRSIDNQIMKIKLANTSGFAELQTNAVSLVNYGMEWSATVRMFKQSKPFQWTLSVNGAFNREILTKLPDNLRQLRQEVKDNGSDVPVIYRIGRNAISNLIYHTQGVYAGTSDVPVNIATGRRQQLGSGTGYYFQGGDPRWTDVNGDYIIDEKDLLPIGNPIPKVNGGILSQMQFRNFQLNINASYTLFRDLLNASLSRTMQNFGNPASIGVAPGALVPIDQYNYWKPSPSDKGSGTVNAQYPNPFDFRRAGVMQPFRSNQTLFLEDGSYWKINNIVLAYNLDRKLISRFKMTSCRLTLTANNVFTFSNYSGPDPELVTQLGRDNSGGYPNARSYAVGVNVQF, via the coding sequence ATGAGATTGTCACCCTGTATCGTCATACTGGCTTTCACCCTTCTTTTTTCTGTGCATGCCAATGCACAAAATAAGATAACAGTGAAAGGTGTTGTTAAAGATAATGCACAGCAAACTGCTATGCAGGGTGTAACGGTATCAACCGCCAAGCCTTCTAAAACCATTGCAACTACCGATGCAAACGGTGCATTTACGGTTACCATTGATGCGGGAACTGAACTTGTGTTTACACACTCCGGATACGCTGCTATGCGTAAAACATTTCTTTCAAGTAACTCATCTGTAACAATATCACTTTCTGTTAAGGATAATACCATGCAGGAAGTAGTGATACAGGGGTTCCGTCAAAAAACAAAAGAAACAGCAACAGGTTCAAGCACTGTTGTAAGTGGTAAAGCATTGCAGGATGTGCCTGTATCAAACGTGGTTGAACTGTTACAGGGTAAAGTGGCAGGATTAAACGTACAGAATAACTCAGGTTCACCCGGCGGTATGGGCACCATTAACTTACGTGGTATATCAAGCATCAATATCAGCAGTGATGGTTTCTTAACACCAACATCACCTTTATTTGTGATCGATGGTGTGCCCGTTGATGTAAATACAAATTATGAATATGGATTTCAAAGTGGTGGTGCTGGTATCAATCCACTAGCCTTAATACCACCTGAAGATATTGAGCAGATGGAAGTGTTGCGTGATGCAGCAGCAACGTCGGTTTATGGAGCAAGAGCTGCCTATGGTGTTATCATTGTTACTACAAGAAGAGGTAAATCAAAAGTACCCATTGTACAGTACTCATCTAACTTCTTTGTAAAAGCACCACCACGTTTGCGTGAAGTACTTGGTGGTAAGGAAGAACGTTTGTTTCGCATACGTACCATTCTTGATTATGATACTTCTGCTGCAGCAGCACAGGCGCTGATCAATCAAACCCCGTTTTTATCCGATAGTCTTAATCCTTACTACAACAACTCAACAAACTGGCAGGATTATTTTTACCGTACAACATATAATCAGCAGCATAACGTAAGTATCCGTGGTGGTGATGACAGGTTTAATTATAAAACCAATCTTAACTATTACCAGGAAAATGGTATTGTGCAGAACACGGGCTTTAAACGTTATTCGCTTAGTATGAATGCACAGTATGCGCCTACCAATCAATTGCGGATGCTAGTAAGTCTTTCAAGTTCACTTGGCCAAAAACAAAACGGCAGTGGTGTTGGTTTAATACAAACAGGTGTGGCAAGTGGCGGATCTTCTTCATCGTTACTGCCTTCACCATCACTGTTCTCTGAAAATAACAGCGCTCTTGCTGCTGCAAGAGTTACCAATAATAACAAGACAGCGAATATTTCTTCCAGCCTCGATCTTTCATATGAGCCATTAAAAGGTTTACGTATTGGTAACCTTCTTAGTTACAATTTTAATTCAGGTACAGCCGATCGGTTTACCCCTTCGTTTCTCAGTAACGGCTCTTCAGAATCGTACAGTTATAATGACAGGACGTACACGTTATACAACCGTTCTAATATCAATTTCACAAAAACATTATACAACCTGCATAATTTTAATGCGTTTGTTTTTAATGAGATCAATTCTTACGGTTATCGTGCAAACGCTGTTCGTTTAGATCGTACTGCAAATGATCAGATAACAGGTCCTATAGGTTATGGATGGGGAAGTTCACGTGGCGGTACAATGAATAATATCAGGGAAACAAGACAACATGGTTATGGCGGTTCTGTTTCATACAACTTCGATCGTAAGTATGTAATTGATTTCAATATCCGTTTTGATGGATTATCAACCACCGGTTCAAAACAACCGTATTCACAAAATCCTTCTGTGAGTGCGAGATGGAATTTTAACCGTGAAAAATGGCTGGAGAAAATTACGTGGTTAAGTTACGGATCTGCCAGAGCATCATGGGGACGTAACATTAAACCTACCGGAACTATATTTGATACATATGGTCGCTACATTGTTGGTTTGCCTTACAACAATAACCCAACTGTAACGATTGATTATGCAACAATTCCGAATGAGAACTTCCTCCCTGAAACACAAACATCAACAAATGCAGGTATTGAATTAGGGTTATTCAACAATGCGTTGCAGCTTACATACGAATCCTATTACAGGTCGATCGATAACCAGATCATGAAAATCAAACTGGCCAACACCAGTGGGTTTGCCGAATTGCAAACAAATGCAGTTAGTCTCGTGAACTATGGTATGGAATGGTCTGCTACAGTACGAATGTTTAAACAAAGCAAGCCATTCCAATGGACGCTCTCTGTAAACGGTGCATTTAACCGTGAAATACTCACCAAGCTTCCTGATAATCTTCGCCAATTGCGGCAGGAAGTAAAAGATAACGGAAGCGATGTTCCGGTTATTTACAGGATAGGACGTAACGCTATATCAAACCTCATTTATCATACGCAGGGTGTTTATGCCGGCACGTCGGATGTGCCGGTGAATATTGCAACAGGAAGACGTCAACAGTTGGGTTCAGGTACAGGTTATTATTTCCAGGGAGGTGATCCACGTTGGACCGATGTGAACGGTGATTACATCATTGATGAAAAAGATCTGTTGCCCATTGGTAATCCTATACCAAAAGTGAATGGCGGTATTCTTTCGCAAATGCAGTTCAGAAACTTCCAGTTAAACATTAATGCATCATACACACTGTTTCGTGATCTGTTGAATGCTTCATTGTCGAGAACAATGCAAAACTTTGGTAACCCTGCTTCAATTGGTGTGGCACCGGGAGCATTGGTTCCTATTGATCAATACAATTACTGGAAACCATCTCCATCAGATAAAGGAAGCGGTACTGTAAATGCGCAATATCCAAATCCTTTCGATTTCAGAAGAGCAGGTGTAATGCAACCGTTCCGTAGTAACCAAACCTTGTTCCTTGAAGATGGTTCTTACTGGAAAATAAACAACATCGTATTGGCTTACAACCTCGATAGAAAACTCATCAGCAGATTTAAGATGACCTCATGCAGACTTACGTTAACTGCCAATAATGTATTTACATTTTCAAATTACAGCGGCCCCGATCCTGAATTGGTTACACAGTTAGGAAGAGATAATTCCGGCGGTTATCCTAATGCACGGAGCTATGCAGTTGGTGTAAATGTTCAGTTTTAA
- a CDS encoding RagB/SusD family nutrient uptake outer membrane protein, whose translation MKRIISILAITTLLLFGSGCKKYLSLDPPNALSGNNFWKTRTDLENYTNGMYELLRKSVARLDMKADASSFNFPFFAFSGDLRGGMAKENTEIGWGRTYVANLSNNNIKALFVDAPSGGNNWYRVFNMIRFSQWDNFYKVIAAANIAVDRVDGVPDPSLTDADKKQYKAEAIFIRNMAYFLMVRQWGDVAYYTDAYHSAPLKRMPMVEVLKNCRADMMAVKDDLPWTYKDPVFVAVRGMRGSAIALLMHINMWLAAFDTGNEKGYYEAVDALGDELYNENGGAYALLPLERNGEIFKGRSKEGLFEVPQNANYGESFGWSYYYDLVYYNRLAPDPTHPYISYDTKFMETIYPVGQADKRTDYWFDVSTMYSGNRSFKMLKFFVNRDPNSVDGTSFDASQIIFRYTDAILLHAEALANLGNDVKAKEKVNIVRDRAAAAPLTSAGAELKTDIFYERCRELLGEGHYWFDVVRTKRIIDPSYKFGYHCTVEQFKAGAWTWPIHQSALVNNPGMTLNTYWQ comes from the coding sequence ATGAAACGTATTATCAGCATACTTGCAATTACCACATTACTTCTGTTTGGCAGTGGTTGCAAAAAATATTTAAGTCTTGATCCGCCCAATGCACTTTCAGGAAATAATTTCTGGAAAACAAGAACCGACCTGGAGAACTATACCAATGGTATGTATGAGTTGTTGCGCAAATCTGTTGCAAGACTTGATATGAAAGCAGATGCAAGTTCATTCAACTTTCCCTTCTTTGCTTTTTCAGGCGACCTGAGAGGTGGTATGGCAAAAGAGAATACGGAGATCGGTTGGGGACGTACGTATGTCGCCAACTTATCAAACAATAATATCAAGGCACTTTTTGTTGATGCGCCAAGTGGTGGTAATAACTGGTATCGTGTGTTTAACATGATCCGTTTCAGCCAGTGGGATAATTTTTATAAAGTGATCGCTGCGGCTAATATTGCTGTTGATCGTGTTGATGGTGTGCCCGATCCTTCATTAACAGACGCAGATAAAAAGCAATACAAGGCAGAAGCCATCTTTATCCGCAACATGGCTTATTTCCTGATGGTACGTCAGTGGGGTGATGTTGCTTATTATACAGATGCCTACCATAGTGCGCCATTGAAACGTATGCCAATGGTAGAGGTATTAAAAAATTGCCGTGCAGATATGATGGCAGTGAAAGATGATCTTCCCTGGACGTATAAAGATCCTGTGTTTGTTGCTGTGCGTGGAATGAGAGGATCGGCTATTGCATTATTAATGCATATCAACATGTGGCTTGCTGCTTTTGATACAGGTAATGAAAAAGGATATTATGAAGCAGTAGATGCATTGGGTGATGAATTGTATAACGAAAACGGTGGAGCCTACGCACTACTTCCATTGGAACGCAATGGTGAAATTTTTAAAGGCCGTTCAAAAGAAGGTTTGTTTGAAGTGCCGCAGAATGCCAACTATGGTGAATCGTTTGGCTGGTCTTACTACTATGATCTTGTTTACTATAACCGTCTTGCTCCCGATCCTACACATCCTTATATCAGTTACGATACAAAATTCATGGAAACGATTTACCCCGTAGGACAGGCTGATAAAAGAACTGATTATTGGTTTGATGTATCAACCATGTACAGCGGTAACCGGAGTTTTAAAATGCTGAAGTTTTTTGTGAACCGTGATCCTAATTCTGTTGATGGTACTTCGTTTGATGCAAGCCAGATCATTTTCCGCTATACGGATGCTATACTGTTACATGCAGAAGCATTAGCAAATCTTGGTAACGATGTAAAGGCAAAAGAGAAAGTGAATATTGTACGTGACAGAGCTGCGGCTGCTCCTTTAACAAGCGCAGGCGCTGAATTAAAAACAGATATTTTTTATGAGCGCTGCAGGGAATTATTGGGTGAAGGGCATTATTGGTTTGATGTGGTACGGACAAAACGCATTATCGATCCTTCATACAAGTTCGGTTACCATTGCACGGTAGAGCAATTTAAAGCAGGTGCATGGACATGGCCTATTCATCAATCAGCATTGGTGAATAATCCGGGCATGACATTAAACACTTACTGGCAATAA